One genomic region from Actinocatenispora thailandica encodes:
- a CDS encoding ABC transporter ATP-binding protein, which yields MRQSLAIEVTDLAKYYGRHRAVAGISFDVADGEIFALLGRNGAGKSTTMKMLSTLMLPSGGRARVAGYDTVRSPREVRHRIGFVFQESTLDPALTVLENLRFHATLYGTPRRQLDERIEYALMLLGLEPHAKAIVARLSGGLARRLEIVRALLHKPKILFLDEPSLGLDPPTRTRLWQEIRHLRERDGLTVLMTTHYMDEVENVDRLAIVNAGELVAIDTPSRLKAAVGLDRIRLSTTNNALALHQLVAAGVPAWAEGEVIVCCVPDAERGIGRLLGHVDVPATSVSVQRPSLDDVFVHFTEQALAREAAEPPSGTHRRRVRS from the coding sequence ATGCGTCAGTCACTGGCCATCGAGGTCACCGACCTGGCCAAGTACTACGGACGGCACCGGGCGGTGGCCGGGATCAGCTTCGACGTCGCCGACGGCGAGATCTTCGCGCTGCTGGGCCGCAACGGCGCCGGCAAGTCCACCACCATGAAGATGCTCAGCACGCTGATGCTGCCGAGTGGCGGCCGGGCCCGCGTCGCCGGCTACGACACGGTCCGGTCTCCGCGCGAGGTGCGGCACCGGATCGGGTTCGTGTTCCAGGAGAGCACCCTGGACCCCGCCCTGACCGTGCTGGAGAACCTACGCTTCCACGCCACCCTGTACGGCACGCCGCGGCGCCAGCTGGACGAACGCATCGAGTACGCGTTGATGCTGCTCGGGCTCGAACCACATGCCAAGGCGATCGTTGCGCGGCTGTCCGGCGGTCTCGCGCGGCGGCTGGAGATCGTGCGCGCGCTGCTGCACAAGCCCAAGATCCTCTTCCTGGACGAGCCGAGCCTCGGCCTCGACCCGCCCACCCGCACCCGGCTCTGGCAGGAGATCCGGCACCTGCGCGAACGCGACGGGCTGACGGTGCTGATGACCACGCACTACATGGACGAGGTGGAAAACGTCGACCGGCTCGCCATCGTCAACGCCGGCGAACTCGTCGCGATCGACACCCCGAGCCGGCTCAAGGCGGCCGTCGGACTGGACCGGATCCGGCTCAGTACCACCAACAACGCGCTGGCGCTGCACCAGCTGGTGGCCGCGGGCGTACCGGCATGGGCGGAGGGCGAGGTCATCGTCTGCTGCGTGCCCGACGCGGAGCGCGGCATCGGCCGGCTGCTCGGCCATGTCGACGTGCCCGCCACCTCGGTCAGCGTCCAGCGGCCCAGCCTGGACGACGTGTTCGTGCACTTCACCGAGCAGGCGCTGGCGCGCGAGGCGGCCGAGCCGCCGTCCGGCACGCACCGTCGCCGGGTGCGGTCATGA
- a CDS encoding glutathione S-transferase family protein, with product MSTADVSSTTQQDATAPGTGSSAATQPGGRQDAAQFGRETASDGAFVRQPNRFTDRVTRDSRSAPGEGPDEHGHWPVEAGRYRLVVSLACPWAHRSIIDRELLGLQEAISLAVVDPIRDEKGWRFTLDEGGKDPVLGIGFLSEAYLATDPGFAGRVTVPALVDTITGRVVSNDYPQLSLDLSTEWVDHHGPGAPDLYPEALRAELDPLMAEIFTDLNNGVYKAGFATGQAAYEAAYDALFARLDVLEERLADRRYLMGDRLTEADVRLFTTLVRFDAVYHNHFKCNRQKLTEFINLWAYARDLYQTHGFGDTVDFDHIKRHYYLTHPKINPTGVVPKGPDPLRWLTPHARG from the coding sequence ATGAGTACCGCTGACGTTTCGTCGACCACGCAGCAGGATGCCACGGCACCCGGCACCGGGTCGTCGGCTGCCACGCAGCCCGGCGGCAGGCAGGACGCCGCACAGTTCGGCCGGGAGACCGCGTCGGACGGCGCGTTCGTCCGCCAACCCAACCGGTTCACCGACCGGGTGACCCGGGACTCCCGGTCCGCTCCCGGCGAGGGGCCGGACGAGCACGGCCACTGGCCGGTCGAGGCCGGACGCTACCGGCTCGTCGTCTCGCTCGCCTGCCCCTGGGCCCACCGGTCGATCATCGACCGGGAGCTGCTCGGGCTGCAGGAGGCCATCTCGCTCGCCGTGGTCGATCCGATCCGGGACGAGAAGGGCTGGCGGTTCACCCTCGACGAGGGCGGCAAGGACCCGGTGCTCGGCATCGGCTTCCTGTCCGAGGCGTACCTGGCGACCGACCCCGGCTTCGCCGGCCGGGTCACCGTCCCGGCGCTGGTGGACACGATCACCGGCCGGGTGGTCAGCAACGACTACCCGCAGCTTTCGCTGGACCTGTCCACCGAGTGGGTGGACCACCACGGCCCCGGCGCCCCCGACCTGTACCCGGAGGCGCTGCGCGCCGAGCTGGATCCGCTGATGGCGGAGATCTTCACCGACCTCAACAACGGGGTGTACAAGGCGGGCTTCGCCACCGGCCAGGCGGCGTACGAGGCGGCCTACGACGCGCTGTTCGCCCGCCTGGACGTGCTGGAGGAGCGGCTCGCGGACCGGCGGTACCTGATGGGCGACCGGCTCACCGAGGCGGACGTGCGGCTGTTCACCACGCTGGTGCGGTTCGACGCCGTCTACCACAACCACTTCAAGTGCAACCGGCAGAAGCTGACCGAGTTCATCAACCTCTGGGCGTACGCGCGCGATCTCTACCAGACCCACGGCTTCGGCGACACCGTCGACTTCGACCACATCAAGCGGCACTACTACCTGACCCACCCCAAGATCAACCCGACCGGGGTCGTCCCCAAGGGCCCCGACCCGCTGCGCTGGCTCACCCCGCACGCCCGCGGTTGA
- a CDS encoding cell division protein SepF codes for MAAVDRSRSWLGLDSGEPHDDEAVPPRVPDAAPAADRRLATIHLTSFHQARTVGERFREGVPVLMDLSGMDEAGAKRVVDFASGLVFGLRGGMDRIAPRVFLVLPAGTELTHATPR; via the coding sequence ATGGCCGCGGTGGACAGGTCCCGTTCCTGGCTGGGGTTGGACTCCGGTGAGCCGCACGACGACGAGGCCGTGCCGCCTCGCGTGCCGGACGCCGCGCCCGCTGCCGACCGTCGTCTCGCCACCATTCACCTCACCAGCTTTCACCAGGCACGGACCGTCGGCGAGCGGTTCCGTGAGGGTGTGCCGGTGCTGATGGACCTGAGCGGGATGGACGAGGCGGGCGCCAAGCGCGTCGTCGACTTCGCCTCCGGGTTGGTGTTCGGGCTGCGTGGCGGCATGGACCGGATCGCACCGCGGGTGTTCCTGGTGCTGCCGGCCGGCACCGAGCTGACCCACGCGACACCTCGCTGA
- the secA gene encoding preprotein translocase subunit SecA: MSVLEKMLRTGEGRMLRRLKAISSAINDLEDDYTELSDAELRELTDQYKERFADGESLDDLLPEAFATVREAASRVLNKRPYDVQVMGGAALHFGHIAEMKTGEGKTLVSTLPAYLNALSGKGVHIITVNDYLAQRDAEWMGAVHRFLGLTVGVVLPQMTPAEHKAAYECDITYGTNNEFGFDYLRDNMAWSADEMVQRGHNFAIVDEVDSILIDEARTPLIISGPAEHSARWYTEFARVVKRLKRSSPMAPTASLGGRAPEPDGDYEVDESKRTVAITEAGVHKVEDQLGIDNLYESVNTPLVGFLNNAIKAKELYKLDKDYIVSDGEVLIVDEFTGRILHGRRYNEGMHQAIEAKEGVEIKQENQTLATITLQNYFRLYEKLAGMTGTALTEAAEFNKVYKIGVTPIPTNKPMIREDRADVIYKTEQAKFDAVVEDIAERHEIGQPVLVGTVSVERSEVLSDMLTKRGIEHSVLNAKYHAREAEIVAQAGRKGAVTVATNMAGRGTDILLGGNPEFTAAAKLRNAGISAEEDPEGYEEAYGAALEEAEKECAAEAEEVLDAGGLYVLGTERHESRRIDNQLRGRSGRQGDPGESRFYLSLQDELMRRFRAGAVETVMERLNIPDDVPIESKMVSRQIRSAQTQIEQQNAEIRKNVLKYDEVLNKQRQVIYAERKRVLDGEDLHDYIDNIIDDVIDAYVRGATAEGYAEDWDLDKLWTALKQMYPISVTVEDLEDEAGGLEAMDADFLAEQLKDDAHEAYERREEELGADALRELERQVLLAVIDRKWREHLYEMDYLQEGVGLRAYAQRDPLVEYQREGFDMFQQMLDGIKEEAVGFLFNLEVQVEEEGETPPAAEEPTELTAEEFAAQVDKAAADLTPAGGDGKVEIHAKGLGERSPQSLQYSQPTIDGAAGSGAVEVGQDSGSATAAAALGIGPQSKIAAGEKQNAPGQKVGSGPSRNAPCPCGSGKKYKKCHGAPGSAPLPE, from the coding sequence GTGTCGGTTCTGGAAAAGATGCTGCGCACCGGCGAGGGCCGGATGCTGCGGCGGCTCAAGGCGATTTCGTCCGCGATCAACGATCTCGAGGACGACTACACCGAGCTGAGCGACGCCGAGCTGCGCGAGCTCACCGACCAGTACAAGGAGCGCTTCGCCGACGGGGAGTCGCTCGACGACCTGCTGCCGGAGGCGTTCGCGACGGTCCGGGAGGCGGCCTCCCGGGTGCTCAACAAGCGGCCGTACGACGTGCAGGTCATGGGCGGCGCCGCGCTCCACTTCGGGCACATCGCGGAGATGAAGACCGGTGAGGGCAAGACGCTCGTCTCCACCCTGCCGGCCTACCTGAACGCGCTCTCCGGCAAGGGCGTGCACATCATCACCGTCAACGACTACCTGGCCCAGCGCGACGCCGAGTGGATGGGTGCGGTGCACCGCTTCCTCGGCCTGACCGTCGGAGTGGTGCTGCCGCAGATGACGCCGGCCGAGCACAAGGCCGCGTACGAGTGCGACATCACCTACGGCACGAACAACGAGTTCGGCTTCGACTACCTGCGCGACAACATGGCCTGGTCGGCCGACGAGATGGTGCAGCGCGGGCACAACTTCGCCATCGTCGACGAGGTCGACTCGATCCTCATCGACGAGGCGCGGACCCCGCTGATCATCTCCGGCCCGGCCGAGCACTCCGCCCGGTGGTACACCGAGTTCGCCCGGGTGGTGAAGCGGCTCAAGCGGTCCAGTCCGATGGCGCCGACCGCCTCGCTCGGTGGCCGCGCGCCGGAGCCGGACGGCGACTACGAGGTGGACGAGTCCAAGCGCACCGTGGCGATCACCGAGGCCGGGGTGCACAAGGTCGAGGACCAGCTCGGCATCGACAACCTGTACGAGTCGGTCAACACCCCGCTGGTCGGCTTCCTGAACAACGCGATCAAGGCCAAGGAGCTGTACAAGCTCGACAAGGACTACATCGTCTCCGACGGCGAGGTCCTGATCGTCGACGAGTTCACCGGCCGCATCCTGCACGGCCGGCGCTACAACGAGGGTATGCACCAGGCGATCGAGGCCAAGGAAGGCGTCGAGATCAAGCAGGAGAACCAGACGCTCGCCACGATCACCCTGCAGAACTACTTCCGGCTGTACGAGAAGCTCGCCGGCATGACCGGTACCGCGCTGACCGAGGCGGCCGAGTTCAACAAGGTCTACAAGATCGGGGTCACCCCGATCCCGACCAACAAGCCGATGATCCGCGAGGACCGCGCCGACGTCATCTACAAGACCGAGCAGGCCAAGTTCGACGCGGTCGTCGAGGACATCGCCGAGCGGCACGAGATCGGCCAGCCGGTCCTGGTCGGTACGGTCAGCGTCGAGCGCAGCGAGGTCCTCTCGGACATGCTGACCAAGCGCGGCATCGAGCACTCGGTGCTGAACGCGAAGTACCACGCCCGGGAGGCGGAGATCGTCGCCCAGGCCGGCCGCAAGGGCGCGGTCACCGTCGCCACCAACATGGCCGGCCGCGGTACCGACATCCTGCTCGGCGGCAACCCGGAGTTCACCGCCGCCGCCAAGCTGCGCAACGCCGGCATCAGCGCCGAGGAGGACCCGGAGGGCTACGAGGAGGCGTACGGCGCGGCCCTGGAGGAGGCCGAGAAGGAGTGCGCGGCCGAGGCCGAGGAGGTGCTCGACGCCGGTGGGCTGTACGTGCTCGGCACCGAGCGGCACGAGTCCCGCCGCATCGACAACCAGCTGCGCGGTCGGTCCGGCCGGCAGGGTGACCCCGGCGAGTCCCGGTTCTACCTGTCCCTGCAGGACGAGCTGATGCGCCGGTTCCGCGCCGGCGCCGTCGAGACGGTGATGGAGCGGCTCAACATCCCGGACGACGTGCCGATCGAGTCGAAGATGGTCAGCCGGCAGATCCGCAGCGCGCAGACCCAGATCGAGCAGCAGAACGCCGAGATCCGCAAGAACGTCCTCAAGTACGACGAGGTGCTGAACAAGCAGCGCCAGGTCATCTACGCCGAGCGCAAGCGGGTGCTGGACGGCGAGGACCTGCACGACTACATCGACAACATCATCGACGACGTGATCGACGCGTACGTGCGGGGCGCGACCGCCGAGGGCTACGCCGAGGACTGGGACCTCGACAAGCTGTGGACCGCGCTGAAGCAGATGTACCCGATCTCGGTCACCGTGGAGGACCTGGAGGACGAGGCCGGCGGGCTGGAGGCGATGGACGCCGACTTCCTCGCCGAGCAGCTCAAGGACGACGCGCACGAGGCGTACGAACGGCGCGAGGAAGAGCTCGGCGCCGACGCGCTGCGCGAGCTGGAGCGTCAGGTGCTGCTCGCGGTCATCGACCGCAAGTGGCGCGAGCACCTGTACGAGATGGACTACCTGCAGGAGGGTGTCGGCCTCCGGGCGTACGCGCAGCGCGACCCGCTGGTGGAGTACCAGCGCGAGGGTTTCGACATGTTCCAGCAGATGCTGGACGGCATCAAGGAGGAGGCGGTCGGCTTCCTGTTCAACCTGGAGGTCCAGGTCGAGGAGGAGGGCGAGACACCGCCGGCCGCCGAGGAGCCGACCGAGCTGACCGCCGAGGAGTTCGCCGCGCAGGTCGACAAGGCCGCCGCGGACCTCACCCCGGCGGGCGGCGACGGCAAGGTCGAGATCCACGCGAAGGGGCTCGGCGAGCGGTCCCCGCAGTCGCTGCAGTACTCGCAGCCGACGATCGACGGTGCCGCCGGCAGCGGCGCGGTCGAGGTGGGCCAGGACTCCGGCTCGGCGACCGCCGCGGCGGCGCTGGGCATCGGGCCGCAGTCGAAGATCGCCGCGGGCGAGAAGCAGAACGCACCGGGCCAGAAGGTCGGCTCCGGCCCGTCGCGCAACGCGCCCTGCCCGTGCGGCTCCGGCAAGAAGTACAAGAAGTGCCACGGCGCCCCGGGCTCGGCCCCGCTACCAGAGTGA
- a CDS encoding GNAT family N-acetyltransferase, producing the protein MDPVRLTDDELTLRCWRPDDADAVYRACQDPDIQRWTTVPSPYTEADAAHFVATAPDQWAAGTVATFGVFDSATGELLGSQGLHRRDGTAELGYWTAPWARGRGVTVRAGRLVARWAFDTLRVHRLGWQAVVGNHASRLVAARLGMRLEGVTRSGLAPHLGDEPQDGWLAGMLPGELRAAGPDDAALARAARQARTYLTAQPTIEAGGYLLRPVTETDVPALVELCRDPAMAEFTTVPVPYQPSHAAFFVRLARDRWVAGDGAVFAITEPAGRLLGTMDLRLLDWPARIADIGYSVAASARGRGVATSALRAVCDWTFDALAIDRIEWRAYVTNPASRRVAEKAGFTVEGTERGHTLHRGTPVDTWYGALLR; encoded by the coding sequence ATGGACCCGGTGCGGCTGACCGACGACGAGCTGACCCTGCGCTGCTGGCGCCCGGACGACGCCGACGCGGTGTACCGCGCCTGCCAGGACCCGGACATCCAGCGCTGGACGACCGTGCCGAGCCCGTACACCGAGGCGGACGCGGCCCACTTCGTCGCCACGGCGCCCGACCAGTGGGCCGCCGGTACCGTCGCCACCTTCGGCGTGTTCGACTCGGCGACCGGCGAGCTGCTCGGATCCCAGGGGTTGCACCGGCGCGACGGGACCGCCGAGCTCGGGTACTGGACGGCGCCGTGGGCGCGGGGCCGTGGCGTCACCGTGCGGGCCGGCCGGCTGGTCGCGCGGTGGGCGTTCGACACGCTGCGGGTCCACCGGCTCGGCTGGCAGGCGGTGGTCGGCAACCACGCGTCCCGGCTGGTCGCCGCGCGGCTCGGGATGCGGCTGGAAGGGGTGACCCGGTCCGGGCTGGCGCCGCACCTCGGTGACGAACCGCAGGACGGGTGGCTGGCCGGCATGCTGCCCGGCGAACTGCGCGCGGCCGGACCGGACGACGCGGCGTTGGCCCGGGCGGCACGGCAGGCGCGCACCTACCTGACGGCCCAGCCCACGATCGAGGCCGGCGGGTACCTGCTGCGCCCGGTCACCGAGACCGACGTGCCGGCGCTCGTCGAGCTGTGCCGGGACCCGGCGATGGCGGAGTTCACCACCGTGCCGGTGCCGTACCAGCCGTCGCACGCGGCGTTCTTCGTCCGGCTCGCCCGGGACCGCTGGGTGGCCGGCGACGGCGCGGTCTTCGCGATCACCGAGCCGGCCGGCCGGCTGCTCGGCACGATGGACCTGCGACTGCTGGACTGGCCCGCCCGGATCGCCGACATCGGCTACTCGGTCGCGGCGTCGGCGCGCGGCCGGGGTGTCGCCACCAGCGCCCTGCGTGCGGTCTGCGACTGGACGTTCGACGCCCTCGCGATCGACCGGATCGAATGGCGGGCGTACGTGACGAATCCGGCGTCCCGCCGGGTCGCCGAGAAGGCCGGTTTCACCGTCGAGGGCACCGAACGCGGCCACACCCTGCACCGCGGTACCCCCGTCGACACCTGGTACGGCGCCCTGCTGCGATAG
- the cutA gene encoding divalent-cation tolerance protein CutA, translated as MVEARLAACAQVTSPIRAIYRWEGQVWNEAEWQIWIKTAADRVDAIVEWLPAHHSGEVPELIVLPITGGWDRYLDWIIEEMRPADQPA; from the coding sequence CTGGTCGAGGCCCGGCTTGCCGCGTGCGCACAGGTGACCTCGCCGATCCGAGCGATCTACCGGTGGGAGGGCCAGGTCTGGAACGAGGCCGAGTGGCAGATCTGGATCAAGACCGCAGCCGACCGGGTCGACGCGATCGTTGAATGGCTGCCCGCGCACCACAGCGGCGAGGTCCCCGAACTGATCGTCCTGCCGATCACCGGTGGATGGGACCGGTACCTGGACTGGATCATCGAGGAAATGCGTCCAGCGGATCAGCCCGCCTGA
- a CDS encoding ComF family protein, with protein MRDVLVDLVELVFPADCPGCGAAGPAAPLCLRCGAALRAATAGPTAPDPAPPGLPPCHALGAYQGMLRELILSYKERGRLGLAGPLGRALAVALRAAVAGRAGGDSGAVTLVPVPATAAAVRARHGDHTLRLARSAARWLGRDGTAAVVRRPLLARPRGADSTELTAAARIARSDQAFRLRPGAGRLARCDPVVLLDDLITTGATLAGAARLLRAAGVPVAAAVTLAATRRHQRPAATHSTW; from the coding sequence ATGCGTGATGTGCTGGTGGATCTCGTCGAGCTGGTGTTCCCGGCCGACTGCCCGGGGTGCGGGGCGGCCGGTCCGGCGGCGCCGCTGTGCCTGCGGTGCGGTGCGGCGCTGCGGGCCGCGACGGCAGGGCCGACGGCGCCCGATCCGGCACCGCCGGGCCTGCCGCCGTGCCATGCCCTCGGTGCGTACCAGGGCATGCTGCGTGAGCTGATCCTGTCGTACAAGGAGCGTGGCCGGCTGGGGCTCGCCGGGCCGCTGGGCCGGGCTCTGGCGGTGGCACTGCGCGCCGCGGTGGCCGGGCGCGCCGGCGGGGATTCCGGGGCGGTGACACTGGTGCCGGTGCCGGCGACGGCCGCGGCGGTTCGGGCCCGGCACGGCGACCACACGCTCCGGTTGGCCAGGTCCGCGGCGCGCTGGCTCGGCCGGGACGGTACCGCCGCCGTCGTGCGGCGACCGCTGCTGGCCCGGCCGCGTGGTGCCGACTCGACCGAGCTGACCGCGGCGGCCCGCATCGCCCGGTCCGACCAGGCGTTTCGGCTGCGCCCCGGCGCCGGGAGGCTGGCCCGGTGCGACCCGGTGGTGCTGCTGGACGACCTGATCACCACCGGGGCCACCCTGGCCGGCGCGGCCCGCCTGCTGCGCGCGGCCGGAGTGCCGGTGGCCGCCGCCGTCACGCTCGCCGCGACCCGGCGCCACCAGCGACCCGCCGCCACCCACTCGACCTGGTAA
- a CDS encoding VOC family protein encodes MSTMRTLHVGLRVSEPERSLAFYTAVGYRLVGTVEGTAHGSLTMLQLPGDDFVTIELVHDPARGAAGPGDGLNHLVIQVESVAETHADLAARGIEPGPIERPGGPAGPQTCWISDPDGYRIELVQWPDGHPDGLTRADFR; translated from the coding sequence ATGTCCACCATGCGTACGCTGCACGTCGGCCTGCGGGTCAGCGAGCCGGAACGTTCCCTCGCCTTTTACACCGCCGTCGGGTACCGACTCGTCGGCACCGTCGAGGGGACCGCCCACGGCAGCCTCACCATGCTCCAGCTGCCCGGCGACGACTTCGTCACCATCGAACTGGTGCACGACCCGGCACGAGGCGCGGCCGGCCCCGGTGACGGCCTCAACCACCTGGTGATCCAGGTCGAGTCGGTGGCGGAAACACACGCCGATCTTGCCGCCCGGGGGATCGAACCCGGGCCGATCGAGCGCCCTGGCGGCCCCGCCGGCCCGCAGACCTGCTGGATCAGCGATCCGGACGGCTACCGGATCGAGCTGGTCCAGTGGCCCGACGGCCACCCCGACGGTCTCACCAGGGCCGACTTCAGGTGA
- the hpf gene encoding ribosome hibernation-promoting factor, HPF/YfiA family: MDVVIKGRNLEVPDHFRQLITDKMDKIGRYDPKMFEVDVELSHERNRRQSGRCQRVEITCRSRGPAVRAEACAGDFYSALDASLTKLEARLRKSADRRRVHRGRRTPESVAAATAALGADSPVPGAVAVLDRTDELAEGEREQGPGRIVREKEHPADPMTVDDALFQMELVGHDFYLFVDKESGRPSVVYRRKGFDYGILRLMS, from the coding sequence GTGGATGTTGTGATCAAGGGCCGAAACCTGGAAGTGCCCGACCACTTCCGCCAGCTCATCACCGACAAGATGGACAAGATCGGCCGGTACGACCCGAAGATGTTCGAGGTCGACGTGGAGCTGTCCCACGAGCGCAACCGGCGGCAGTCCGGCCGCTGTCAGCGCGTCGAGATCACCTGCCGCTCGCGCGGCCCGGCGGTGCGCGCCGAGGCCTGCGCCGGCGACTTCTACAGCGCGCTGGACGCGTCGCTGACCAAGCTGGAGGCGAGGCTGCGCAAGTCGGCCGACCGGCGCCGGGTGCACCGCGGCCGGCGCACCCCGGAGTCGGTGGCGGCGGCCACCGCAGCGCTGGGCGCCGACAGCCCGGTGCCGGGTGCGGTCGCCGTGCTCGACCGGACCGACGAGCTGGCGGAGGGGGAGCGCGAGCAGGGGCCGGGCCGCATCGTCCGGGAGAAGGAGCATCCGGCCGACCCGATGACCGTCGACGACGCGCTGTTCCAGATGGAACTCGTCGGCCACGACTTCTACCTGTTCGTGGACAAGGAGTCCGGCCGGCCGAGCGTGGTCTACCGACGCAAGGGCTTCGACTACGGCATCCTTCGGCTGATGAGCTGA
- a CDS encoding type II toxin-antitoxin system PemK/MazF family toxin yields MRRGTVVGHALRDRRFVVVSCQAITDTGTVVVAEIADAVPSGARGMLAVPLTDADPVPGAVLSWRINYMAADRLGGQLGELSAETVERLDMALRATLDL; encoded by the coding sequence GTGAGGCGGGGAACGGTGGTCGGCCACGCTCTGCGTGACCGGCGGTTTGTCGTTGTCTCCTGCCAGGCAATCACCGACACCGGAACGGTTGTCGTCGCGGAGATTGCCGATGCGGTGCCGAGTGGTGCACGCGGGATGTTGGCCGTTCCGCTCACCGATGCGGACCCGGTTCCGGGAGCGGTGCTCTCGTGGCGGATCAACTACATGGCGGCTGATCGTCTCGGCGGGCAACTTGGCGAGCTGTCCGCCGAGACGGTGGAGCGTCTAGACATGGCGCTGAGGGCCACGCTGGACCTGTAG
- a CDS encoding GNAT family N-acetyltransferase, which translates to MGGLPREELDTVRLRLRAPARADVDDLVAAGRAVAAGDGKAAGGGTGGTGGVVGGCAGFADPARARTFVDVEAPARWAAGGAVFVVADRDTDRLLGCVELDRYLEPLAQAEAGYWLAPWALGKGFGGEAVAALTDWALQHGLARLELRAAPADAQRQRVALAAGYRREGVLRGAGTGPGGTRRDLVLWARLTGDPAGPTPRLLPDLPGGELSDGVVALHPLDRTDADDAYQVLRLPEVYESSVPPVAPTRAQVRDSCETAQSQWLAGAAARLTVRDAPSDRYAGEIVLHYTEPVTANAMVGYHLAPAWRGRGFATRAVRLLAGWAFDHVRLARLYAGADVRNTASQAVLERAGFRRVGRELSRRPGADGGRVDDVLYELVAGSA; encoded by the coding sequence ATGGGTGGGCTGCCACGCGAGGAGCTCGACACCGTACGGCTGCGGCTGCGCGCGCCCGCCCGGGCCGACGTCGACGACCTGGTCGCCGCGGGCCGGGCGGTCGCGGCAGGCGACGGCAAGGCGGCCGGCGGCGGAACGGGCGGCACCGGCGGCGTGGTCGGCGGGTGTGCCGGGTTCGCCGACCCGGCGCGAGCGCGGACCTTCGTCGATGTCGAGGCGCCGGCCCGATGGGCGGCCGGTGGCGCGGTGTTCGTGGTCGCCGACCGGGACACCGACCGGCTGCTCGGCTGCGTCGAGCTGGACCGCTACCTCGAACCGCTGGCCCAGGCCGAGGCCGGGTACTGGCTCGCGCCCTGGGCGCTGGGCAAGGGGTTCGGCGGGGAAGCGGTCGCCGCGCTGACCGACTGGGCGCTGCAGCACGGACTGGCCCGGCTGGAACTGCGCGCGGCGCCCGCCGACGCCCAGCGGCAGCGCGTCGCGCTCGCGGCCGGGTACCGGCGGGAGGGCGTCCTGCGCGGTGCGGGTACCGGACCCGGCGGGACCCGGCGCGACCTGGTCCTGTGGGCCCGACTCACCGGCGACCCGGCCGGCCCCACCCCCCGGCTGCTGCCCGACCTGCCCGGCGGCGAGCTGTCCGACGGGGTGGTCGCGCTGCACCCGCTGGACCGGACCGACGCCGACGACGCGTACCAGGTGCTGCGGCTGCCGGAGGTCTACGAGTCCTCGGTGCCGCCGGTGGCGCCGACCCGCGCCCAGGTGCGGGACAGCTGCGAGACCGCGCAGAGCCAGTGGCTCGCCGGCGCCGCCGCCCGGCTGACCGTGCGGGACGCACCGAGCGACCGCTACGCCGGGGAGATCGTCCTGCACTACACCGAGCCGGTCACCGCGAACGCGATGGTCGGCTACCACCTGGCGCCCGCCTGGCGGGGCCGCGGCTTCGCCACCCGGGCGGTCCGGCTGCTCGCCGGCTGGGCGTTCGACCATGTGCGGCTGGCCCGGTTGTACGCCGGGGCCGACGTGCGCAACACCGCATCCCAGGCGGTGCTGGAACGGGCCGGGTTCCGCCGGGTCGGCCGCGAGCTGAGCCGGCGGCCCGGCGCCGACGGTGGCCGCGTCGACGACGTGCTGTACGAGCTGGTTGCCGGATCGGCCTGA